The sequence AATGCGCAAACAGGGGCCCTCGAACCGATCAATAAGGAAATAACAGCAGATGGTGGGCCTTGCCATATTAGTGTAGACAAAGCAGGAAAACGGGCTTTGTCTGCCAACTACCATAGCGGCATGATTCATGCTTTCGCCTTGAACAATGATGGCTCAATCGCGAAAACAGTAGCAAGTGCTCAACATAAAGGCAGCGGCCCAAATGCAGAGCGGCAAGAAAAAGCCCATGCCCATTTTGCCGGTTTTACACCAGATGAACGATACATTGTAGCGGTCGATCTAGGTACAGACGAAGTCGTGCTGTATACACTTGATGGCGAAAACTTGGCAAAACATTTTACGTTTAACGCCACTCCAGGCTCTGGGCCCCGTCATATTGCTTTCCACCCGACGGAACCATATGCCTATATTATGACTGAGTTATCCAATGAAGTCATTGTGTGCGCTTTTGACGCGATTCCTGGAACATTAAAGGAAATACAAGTAGTGTCAACTTTGCCTGAAGGCTATGAAGACCTTAGCCAAGGCAGTGCCATCCATGTTTCCCGCGACGGCAAGTTTGTTTACGTTGGCAACCGCGGGCACAATTCAATTACAAGTTTCCGTGTTAATGAACATTCAGGCGAACTGAGCTTAGTCGAATTTGTTTCGACTGAAGGCAATTGGCCGCGGGACTTTCGCCTTGATCCAACCGAATCAATAGTTGTTGCTTCTAACCAAGAATCAGGGGATTTAACCGTCTATTCCCGAAACAAAGATACAGGCAAACTCAGCCTGCACAAAGCCAATATTTCTGTGCCATATCCTGTTTGTGTAGCATTTTTAAGCACACCGCTTTAAACAAAAAAAACGCTTGACCCACACGTGTGGGTCAAGCGTTCTTTTTGTTTAAGGCAATTCAGCTAGAACTTCTTCTGCTTGTTTATAAGGATAGTTTAGATCACGTGCAACTGCTTCATACGTAATAAAGCCATTCGCTACATTTAAGCCTTTGGCAAGTGCCGAACTCGCTCGTAATGCTTCTTTAGCGCCCTTATTGGCAATTTGTACAGCGAAAGGAATGGTGACGTTAGTCAACGCAATCGTCGATGTCCGCGGCACCGCTCCTGGCATATTGGCGACAGCATAATGGATGACATCATACTTCGTATAAGTCGGGGCATCATGTGTTGTTACTTTATTAGCTGTTTCAATAATGCCACCTTGGTCTACAGCGACGTCGACAACGACACTTCCTGCTCCCATTTTTTGTATCATTTCTGCTGTTACGAGTTTAGGCGCTCTTGCTCCAGGAATTAGCACAGCGCCAATAACAAGATCGGCCTCGGCCACAGCGCTAGCAATATTCAAAGGGTTAGACATGATCGTCTGAATGTCATTTCCAAATTGATCGTCAAGTTGGCGCAGCCTTTCTGCACTAACATCGAGCAGAGTGACATCAGCGCCAAGGCCAACAGCCATTTTTGCCGCGTTTGTGCCAACAACGCCGCCGCCGATGATCGTTACTTTGGCCCGTTTAACGCCAGGTACGCCGGAGAGGAGAATTCCCTTCCCTCCTCGTGTCTTCTCCAAAAACTGGGCGCCCACTTGTGTTGCCATCCTTCCAGCCACTTCACTCATCGGCGTTAACAATGGCAATGCCCGGTTTATCTCTACCGTCTCATAAGCAATCGCCGTCACGCCTGAATCGACTAACGCCTTTGTCAACTCAGGCTCTGCCGCCAAATGCAAGTACGTAAACAAAATTAGCCCTTTGCGGAAATACCGATACTCTTCAGAAAGCGGCTCTTTGACTTTAATAATCATGTCTGCTGCCGCCCACACATCTTTCGCGTTTTCCTCAATCGTTGCGCCTGCCTTTTCATACTCCTCATCTGTAAAGCCGCTACCAATGCCTGCGCTTGCCTCCACTACGATACGGTGGCCGTTGCCAACAAGCGCATCCACTCCAGCTGGCGTAATCGCTACCCGATTTTCATAGCTTTTAATCTCTTTCGGTATTCCGATAATCATATGCCAAGACCTCCCTCGAAAACGTTTATTTTCTTAGTATACCCGAGTTACGGTCTTTTTTTCTTTGGGGCATCCACCCTAATTTTCCCTATCCCATTTGTGGAATTCACCGAAAGTTGCGCTTTTTTGCGCTGTAAATCTAAATATAAGCCAATTCGTTCAGCTGGGTTACGCAAATGTAAGCCCGTCAACTCGGCAATTCGCTTTAATCGGTATTGGAGGGAATTGGGATGAACATGAAGCGCTTTCGCTGCAGCGGTAAGGTGTCCGTCTTTTTCAATATACATCGCCAATGTTTCCAACAGACTTGTTTGATTTTCTGCATCATATTCACGCAACTGCTCAATTGCTGGATGGTCACCAGCGATCATCGCTTTGTCTTCATAAGGCTGTATATATTTGTACGCCCCTGCTTCATAATAGAACAAGCAATCAGATAGCTCGCTGCCAAACCTCTTTTTCAATTCCAGCAATGCTTTCGCCTGTTCATAAGCCCGGGCGCATCCATCAACGGCAAATGAAGGATTCCCCGCGGCCATGTGGATACCACCTGGCAGTTTCTCGGCAAAGGCGCCAACTTGTTTCCTTAAGTCTTTTCCATAAATAAAGGCAATAAAAAACTCACCATCAAACATAAAAAGCACGGCGTTGCTGTTTTCAAATATCGCTTGTACAGTCTCCATATGTTCAAGCTGGTTTGCCAAATCCACTATAAGGATACTGCTTTGCCGCTCCTCATGCCGCACTTCTTCTGGTATGTCGCCCAGTTCGTGGGTATTCGTCAATAGTTTCCAAAGTCGCTCCTCATTCGAAGCTTCCCCACGTTTAAACCGATTCGCTTTTTGCATAAGCCGTGCTGCTTTTCGAGCTGCCTTTTTCAACCATTGCTGCTCATAGGCCGTAAGGGTTCGATTGGTTTCCGACACCCAAACATAACCAAGCACAAGACCTTCCTGGTCCCGAACGGATAAAGCAACTCTTGGCCCGAGTCCCATATCGGGAATCTCAGCAATTGAAATCGGTTCAGACGATTGATTTAACGAAGCCATAATCCCATCTTTCCAAAAACGGTGAATTAACGGCGCTGGTACTTTACGGCCGATGATGGTGGACACTCGGGCTTGGTCTGTTCCTTCTCCATGCTCTGAATAGGCCAGTAAATGATGGTGACTGTTTTCTATTGTAACAGGACATTTCAGCAGGACGCCTAATTCTTCCACAAATTGATCAAGGGAGGAAAACGAATGACACAAAAATTGATCGTATGCAAAAGCCAACATGATCACCACTTTTTCTCATTCAATCGCTCATTTGCGGAAGCGATTACTTGTTTTTTACTAGTATAGCAACTGGAACATTTTTCTGCCTAGCATCTCTCCACAAAAAAACTCGCTGACGTGGGCGCTAACAGCACCAAACCCGTCTCGCGAGTCTATTGCATTTATTGGCTTGGGTGGTCTGTCTCTACTGGATAACCGCTACGTGAAGACCAATCGCTCCAACTTCCTGCATATAGTGTCACCTGTTTAAAGCCTGCCCGCTTTAATGCAAGCACATTTGGACATGCGGAAATGCCTGAGCCGCAGTAGACAATTACTTCCTGATCACGAGGGAGGGCGGCAAAATGCTGCACTAGCTCCTCGGTGCTCTTCCAGTTTCCGTCCTGGCGCAGCACGCCGCTCCACGGAAAATTGAGTGCGCCTGGAATATGCCCGGCTTTTGGGTCAAGTGGTTCCTGTTCCCCTTGATAACGTTCTCTAGAGCGAGAGTCAACCAAAACAGCGCTTCCCAACTTATTTTTCACTTGTTCGGCTGTAACTAGCCAATCTTCCTTCACATGCGGCTCAAATCGCGCCTCATCTGGAAGCTTCACCTCATCCGTTGTCGGGTAGCCACTGTTCTTCCAAGCCTGAATCCCACCGTCAAGAATAGCGGCGTTGTTGTTGCCTAGAAATTCAAGCATCCACCATGCGCGCGCTGCCGCTATTCCTCCATTTTGGTCATCGTAAATAACGACTTTGCTGTCTTTTGATATGCCTTTTTTGGCAAACATCTGGGCCATGTCCTCTGGAGATGGCAGCGGATGGCGCCCTGCCCCTTGGATGCATTTGTCCGCCATTTCTTCGGACATATCGATAAATAGAGCGCCTGGCAAATGTTCTGCATGATAAGCCTGTTTTCCCTTCTTTTCATCAAATAAATCAAAACGAGCATCAAGGACGATGACTTCGCCAAGCCTGTCATAAAGCCATTTAGGCGTTACAATCATGTGCACTCCTCCCTTTTCTATCCATCATACCAAAGAACAATCCCAAAATGAAAAATGTGAATGTAAATAGCAGAATGTGGTTCTGGCGAAATGGACTATTGCACTCTCGTTTGCTAAGCCGTACAATGAAGTGTACATTTTTTTGGGGGTGGTTCCTTTGGAGAAAGAACAGCAGTTAAAGCGTACGCTTACGCTGGTACCGCTGCTCGTCATTGGCCTTGCCTATATGGACCCGCTAGTCGTCTTTGATACGTACGGCGTGGTCGCGCAACTCACTCAAGGCCATGTAGCAACATCATACTTGTTTACAATCGCAGCACTACTTTTAACCGCTTATAGCTATGGACGAATGGTTCAAGCCTTTCCAAAAGCGGGCTCAGCGTATACGTATGCGCAACAAAGCATCCATCCAAATGTTGGTTTTGCTGCTGGTTGGTCTTTGCTTCTTGATTACTTGTTTCTGCCTATGGTCAATTTTGCAATTGGCATGGCTTATTTAAACGCCGCTTTTCCAGAAGTTCCCGCTTTTATTTGGGTCGTTATTTTAGCAGCGGCGATTACAACCGTCAATATTCTCGGCATACAGTTAACTGCAAATATAACAGGGTTATTCGTCGCGTTCCAAGTTCTAGTTGCTGCCGTATTTGTTGTTTTTATGATTCGTGGTTTGATGAATGGCTTAGGCACTGGCGAGCTATTATCGCCTGTGCCCTTTTTTAGTGAAACATTCGCATTCCAAACCGCTTTTACAGGTGCTTCCATTCTTTGCTTTTCCTTTTTAGGGTTTGATGCGATCTCGACTTTGTCAGAGGAAACGAAGAATCCAAAAAAAACAGTCCCACTGGCGATTGTACTAGTTGTCTTAATTGGAGGCGCATTGTTTGTAGCCGTTTCTTACTTGCTGCAGCTTGTTTATCCCAATTACGATGCTTTCATATCTGCCGAAGCGGCATCTCTGGAAATCGCCCAGTACGTCGGGGGCGCATTTATGCACGCCTTCTTCCTTGCTGGAACAATGGTTGCTGTGGTCTCATCCTCCATGTCTTCCCATGCCAGTGCTTCAAGGCTGCTATTCGCAATGGGGCGGGATAATACATTGCCTAAGCGCTTTTTCGGCTATGTTCATCCGCGTTTTAAAACGCCCACGTTTAACATTGTCCTAATTGGCATTCTTTCCTTAACCGCCATTTTTGGCGAACTGGAAATCATATACTCATTCATTAGTTTTGGAGCGCTTATTGGTTTTATTAGCGTAAACGCATCAGTCGTGTTCCATTACTATATTCGCGAAAAGCGTCGTTCCCTTAAAGGAACAGTGGCAAATTTGCTGTTGCCAGCGTTAGGAGCAGCATTTTGCATTTGGTTGCTTTATTCCATTGATAGACACGCATTAACGATCGGCTTTATCTGGACAATACTTGGGCTTATTTATTTTCTTATACGTCGAAAAACCAGTCCAAATTTCACAGCAGACGCTGCCAACCGCCATAAGGAATGAACTGGGGAATTTCCCCTAGCCTGCTAGTTCTATAAGGCGATCGCCTCGCTTGCCTTTCCGCCAGTCTGGTTTGTACCATAAACGGAAAGAGTTAGCGTCTGGAAGGGGGGCATTTTGTGCGGGCATTTTTACGATTGCTGCTGTTTTTGGTGATCTGCATCGGCCTTGTTTTCATTGCTGGCTTTGTCTCAAGAACAGGTTGGTTCAACGGTTTGTTTCAACCTTCTCTTACGGCAACAAACAATACAGAAGTCAAAATAGAAGAGATTGTCCCTGCAGACGGGCTTCACCCAGTTGTAGCTGACTATACGGAAAAGTTGATTGAAGAAGCAGGGGCAATTGGTATCTCGATCCTGATTACAGACGGTTACCGCACTCCCGAAGAACAAGATCGCCTCTACCAAAAAGGACGCGACCAAAATGGGCGTATTGTCACGAATGCAAAAGGCGGTCAGTCTTACCACAATTTTGGCCTTGCTATTGACTTCGCCCTTTTAGATGAGGACGGCGAACCTTTATGGGACATCGCTTATGACGGCAACAAAAACGGCGAACTGGATTGGTTTGAAGTCGCAGAATTGGCGAAAGAACTTGGTTTTGAATGGGGAGGAGATTGGGCAAATTTCACCGATTACCCACACTTGCAAATGACATTCGGCTATTCAATTGAAGAATTGCAACATGCCCAAATTGAGTTTGAAGAAAGCGAGCTTCCTTAACGTAAAGGATCTCGCTTTTTTTGAATACACTCTTAGTTAGGCTGATTATTTTCACTCAATTTGCAGGAATTTAAATATTATTGGCGAATAAAGTATATATAAAATTAAACATTTTGCTTCTTATAAATAGGTTAACGATACTTATACAAAGTGGGTTGATGAAACGTGGAGTTAGGCAAAACAATCAAATACTACCGAATTAAGCATAATATGACACAGGCAGAACTCGCTGATGGTATTTGCTCCATTCCACACCTTAGCAAAATTGAAAACAACATCTATAAGGCCAACCATGCTACAGCTTCCCTCTTGCTTGACCGGCTTGGCGTCAATATAGAAGATGAATATGCCCAACACAACGAGATTAAGCAGTCGCTGGAAGCCTTTATTGAAGCGATACAATTTGTGGATGTACAGGAAGCAAAACGGATTCAAAAAATATTAGTCGAGAAGGAATTTATCATTGCCCGAACGGATTACATTAATACGTACCATTTATACATGATGCGCTACCACTTGATGAACGGAGCGAACCACCTTGCCCAAGAACAGCGAGCCATCTTAGATAAAAACCGCACGAATTTGTCCGCGATCGAAGAACTGTCTTACCGTCTGTTCAATGGCATCCTCCTAGTAAACCGCAACCGCTTAAAGGAAGCAAAAGAAATTTTGCTTGACTTGCAAAGTGAAGACTATTCTTCCAAATACATTTTTGTCCGTGAAGTCGCTTTCGTGCTTGCACAGTGTTTTACACAGCTAAATGAGCCGGAAAAAGCAATCATTTATGCAAAAGAGGCGCTTCAAATTTTTAAGCAAGAGGACAATTACATTCGCGCTTTTCACACGCAAATGTTGCTAGGGGTCAATTATACACAAATGAATATGACAGAGGAATCCCTTCGCCTCTATAAAATCCTTTTGCGAAACACACGCTTGTTTAGCCGCGACACGCTCTATTACCAAGCAATGTACAATTACGGCGTCTTGCTTAAAAAAATTGGCAACTATGAACAAAGCCATGAATGTTTTACGAAATGCAGCGCTTATTACGACAAAGACAGCCAAAATTACGTATTCAGCCTTCTCGCAGACATCGAAGTTCTCTTCCAGTTGAAAACGGACAAAAAACAAATTGAATCAAAATTAAATGAAATTATTGAAATTAGTGCAAAACGTGGGTACAAACGCTCTGAGCTTCAAGCCCGCTACTATGCGCACCGCTTAAAAGCCGACGATGCGATGTACAACTTTATCGAACAGGAACTGCTCCCTCATCTCGATAAGCTTGATAATAAAGAAGAACCAGTCCACTATGCAATTGAGCTGGCGCAATGGTACCAGAAAAACGGAGAGTACGAAAAAGCAAACGAATACTTAAATAAATATGCCATGAAAGTCAAAAGACGTGAATTTTCCATTGTATAGCGATAAGACCTGCGAGCGTAAAGAGCTTTAAACAGCCCTTTACGCTCGATTTTTGAGACCTGCGATCTGTTCTCTTTTTCGATTCATACACAAAAAAACGCTGTGCCCTTTAACCGCACAGCGTTTTTTTATTGATTAGCGTGTTGCCGCTTCTGCATTGACAAGTCCGCTTCCATACAAGTTCGTGCTTCCTAAGCTCGTTGCCGTATTCTTTAGATGATTGCGGATTTGTACATTGGACCAAGATGGGTTCTTTTGTTTAACAAGGGCTGCTGCACCTGCAACATGAGGAGTAGCCATCGATGTACCGTTTAAGCTGGCATACGTTGAACCTGGGTATGTGCTCTGCACGTTTACACCTGGTGCGACAATGTCAAGCCCTGCGCCATACTGTGAAAAGCTGGCGCGGTTGTTGTTTTGGTCAGTAGCTCCGACTGCCATTGCGTTCGCATAACGGGCCGGATAGCTGATTGAGCCTGCACCTGAATTCCCAGATGCCGCTACAACAAGAACGCCTCTAGAAGTCGCGCTATTAACAGCTTGCTCAAGTGTGGCACTTGGCGAAGGGCTTCCTAAACTCAAATTAGCAACGTGCATGCCATTGTTCCCTGCCCATTCCAATCCTTGGGCAATCGAGCTGACCGAACCTGAACCGCTCGCCCCTAATACTTTAACAGCGTATAGTTCCGCGCTCGGCGCTACGCCAAGAACGCCAATCGAATTGTTTAAAGCAGCAATCGTCCCGGCCACATGCGTGCCATGCCCATTCCCATCTTGAGTGGATGGTTCCCCTGGTACAAAGCTAGCGCCACCACGAATATTTAAGTCTGGATGAGTGGAAATACCTGTATCGAGGACAGCAACTTTTACACCAGAACCTGTCAATCCACGGTTATGGGCAGCTGGGGCTTGCACACGGCTAATTCCCCATGGCACTGATTGCGCCATTGTCGTTACTTCTGCATCCTCTTCAATATAAGAAATCGCTGGATCGAGTTCAAGCGCGTCCACATCTTCTGGGCTTAACTCAACGGATAAAACAGGAATCGTTTCAAATTCATGAAGCAATTCAATTTCGACTTCCTCTTCCTCAGAGAGAATGGCGACCTCGTCATTTGCCTCTACTTGTTCTACAAACTCACTGACAGCTTCCTGCTCATTAAAGCCAATTAAATATTTTTCTTTTGCTTCTTCAGCAGCCGATGCGATCGATGAACTAAAAGCAACAGAAATGAGTAGTGCGGTGCTTGCGACAATTTTCCCCAACGGTTTCTTCATTCGGTTCCCTCCTCATTTTTATACCAACTTGTCCAAGCTGGTAGTTTAAACGTATCAAAGTTAGAAAGATTTGCCTATTGGGAAACAAATATTAACGTTAAGTTAACTGAATCTTCTCACTTCGTTTTTGATTAAAACGGTTTCAAGTGGGGAAAGCTACAAATAAAAGGAGGTTGATGGGTATGGAAACTGTCCACAAACCAGCCAGTACAGAACGAAAAAGACTGCGCTTAAATACGCGGCTTTCTAAACATATTCTCACTTACAGCGACTGGTACGACTCGGCGACAATTGAACGTGCGAAAACGG is a genomic window of Shouchella clausii containing:
- a CDS encoding lactonase family protein; translated protein: MAIYRGYIGTYSKGDSKGIYTFTLDTNTKEITDLKVAAELKDATYVTISDDNQFLYVVMKEGDAGGIQSFSINAQTGALEPINKEITADGGPCHISVDKAGKRALSANYHSGMIHAFALNNDGSIAKTVASAQHKGSGPNAERQEKAHAHFAGFTPDERYIVAVDLGTDEVVLYTLDGENLAKHFTFNATPGSGPRHIAFHPTEPYAYIMTELSNEVIVCAFDAIPGTLKEIQVVSTLPEGYEDLSQGSAIHVSRDGKFVYVGNRGHNSITSFRVNEHSGELSLVEFVSTEGNWPRDFRLDPTESIVVASNQESGDLTVYSRNKDTGKLSLHKANISVPYPVCVAFLSTPL
- the ald gene encoding alanine dehydrogenase, which gives rise to MIIGIPKEIKSYENRVAITPAGVDALVGNGHRIVVEASAGIGSGFTDEEYEKAGATIEENAKDVWAAADMIIKVKEPLSEEYRYFRKGLILFTYLHLAAEPELTKALVDSGVTAIAYETVEINRALPLLTPMSEVAGRMATQVGAQFLEKTRGGKGILLSGVPGVKRAKVTIIGGGVVGTNAAKMAVGLGADVTLLDVSAERLRQLDDQFGNDIQTIMSNPLNIASAVAEADLVIGAVLIPGARAPKLVTAEMIQKMGAGSVVVDVAVDQGGIIETANKVTTHDAPTYTKYDVIHYAVANMPGAVPRTSTIALTNVTIPFAVQIANKGAKEALRASSALAKGLNVANGFITYEAVARDLNYPYKQAEEVLAELP
- a CDS encoding PucR family transcriptional regulator, which codes for MLAFAYDQFLCHSFSSLDQFVEELGVLLKCPVTIENSHHHLLAYSEHGEGTDQARVSTIIGRKVPAPLIHRFWKDGIMASLNQSSEPISIAEIPDMGLGPRVALSVRDQEGLVLGYVWVSETNRTLTAYEQQWLKKAARKAARLMQKANRFKRGEASNEERLWKLLTNTHELGDIPEEVRHEERQSSILIVDLANQLEHMETVQAIFENSNAVLFMFDGEFFIAFIYGKDLRKQVGAFAEKLPGGIHMAAGNPSFAVDGCARAYEQAKALLELKKRFGSELSDCLFYYEAGAYKYIQPYEDKAMIAGDHPAIEQLREYDAENQTSLLETLAMYIEKDGHLTAAAKALHVHPNSLQYRLKRIAELTGLHLRNPAERIGLYLDLQRKKAQLSVNSTNGIGKIRVDAPKKKRP
- a CDS encoding sulfurtransferase → MIVTPKWLYDRLGEVIVLDARFDLFDEKKGKQAYHAEHLPGALFIDMSEEMADKCIQGAGRHPLPSPEDMAQMFAKKGISKDSKVVIYDDQNGGIAAARAWWMLEFLGNNNAAILDGGIQAWKNSGYPTTDEVKLPDEARFEPHVKEDWLVTAEQVKNKLGSAVLVDSRSRERYQGEQEPLDPKAGHIPGALNFPWSGVLRQDGNWKSTEELVQHFAALPRDQEVIVYCGSGISACPNVLALKRAGFKQVTLYAGSWSDWSSRSGYPVETDHPSQ
- a CDS encoding APC family permease — translated: MEKEQQLKRTLTLVPLLVIGLAYMDPLVVFDTYGVVAQLTQGHVATSYLFTIAALLLTAYSYGRMVQAFPKAGSAYTYAQQSIHPNVGFAAGWSLLLDYLFLPMVNFAIGMAYLNAAFPEVPAFIWVVILAAAITTVNILGIQLTANITGLFVAFQVLVAAVFVVFMIRGLMNGLGTGELLSPVPFFSETFAFQTAFTGASILCFSFLGFDAISTLSEETKNPKKTVPLAIVLVVLIGGALFVAVSYLLQLVYPNYDAFISAEAASLEIAQYVGGAFMHAFFLAGTMVAVVSSSMSSHASASRLLFAMGRDNTLPKRFFGYVHPRFKTPTFNIVLIGILSLTAIFGELEIIYSFISFGALIGFISVNASVVFHYYIREKRRSLKGTVANLLLPALGAAFCIWLLYSIDRHALTIGFIWTILGLIYFLIRRKTSPNFTADAANRHKE
- a CDS encoding M15 family metallopeptidase; protein product: MRAFLRLLLFLVICIGLVFIAGFVSRTGWFNGLFQPSLTATNNTEVKIEEIVPADGLHPVVADYTEKLIEEAGAIGISILITDGYRTPEEQDRLYQKGRDQNGRIVTNAKGGQSYHNFGLAIDFALLDEDGEPLWDIAYDGNKNGELDWFEVAELAKELGFEWGGDWANFTDYPHLQMTFGYSIEELQHAQIEFEESELP
- a CDS encoding helix-turn-helix domain-containing protein, with translation MELGKTIKYYRIKHNMTQAELADGICSIPHLSKIENNIYKANHATASLLLDRLGVNIEDEYAQHNEIKQSLEAFIEAIQFVDVQEAKRIQKILVEKEFIIARTDYINTYHLYMMRYHLMNGANHLAQEQRAILDKNRTNLSAIEELSYRLFNGILLVNRNRLKEAKEILLDLQSEDYSSKYIFVREVAFVLAQCFTQLNEPEKAIIYAKEALQIFKQEDNYIRAFHTQMLLGVNYTQMNMTEESLRLYKILLRNTRLFSRDTLYYQAMYNYGVLLKKIGNYEQSHECFTKCSAYYDKDSQNYVFSLLADIEVLFQLKTDKKQIESKLNEIIEISAKRGYKRSELQARYYAHRLKADDAMYNFIEQELLPHLDKLDNKEEPVHYAIELAQWYQKNGEYEKANEYLNKYAMKVKRREFSIV
- a CDS encoding alkaline protease, with protein sequence MKKPLGKIVASTALLISVAFSSSIASAAEEAKEKYLIGFNEQEAVSEFVEQVEANDEVAILSEEEEVEIELLHEFETIPVLSVELSPEDVDALELDPAISYIEEDAEVTTMAQSVPWGISRVQAPAAHNRGLTGSGVKVAVLDTGISTHPDLNIRGGASFVPGEPSTQDGNGHGTHVAGTIAALNNSIGVLGVAPSAELYAVKVLGASGSGSVSSIAQGLEWAGNNGMHVANLSLGSPSPSATLEQAVNSATSRGVLVVAASGNSGAGSISYPARYANAMAVGATDQNNNRASFSQYGAGLDIVAPGVNVQSTYPGSTYASLNGTSMATPHVAGAAALVKQKNPSWSNVQIRNHLKNTATSLGSTNLYGSGLVNAEAATR